The following are encoded together in the Candidatus Woesebacteria bacterium genome:
- a CDS encoding KH domain-containing protein yields MSKKIETVKQDPASIVEEIARELLRLMGSGADLEVKEDSVNDAILVDIKTEKESGLLIGSRGETLLALQTVISMIYKSKTGEWVRVLINVADWREKQNEKLNHLAVTSAQRAAETGEDVPLFNLSPAQRRIVHMALVDNKEVETESVGEGQDRHLVIHPKR; encoded by the coding sequence ATGTCAAAAAAAATTGAAACAGTAAAACAAGATCCCGCATCAATTGTCGAAGAGATTGCGCGCGAACTGCTTCGCTTGATGGGGTCTGGTGCGGATCTGGAGGTAAAGGAAGATAGTGTAAACGATGCGATATTAGTTGATATAAAAACCGAAAAAGAATCTGGACTTCTTATTGGAAGCAGAGGAGAAACTCTGTTGGCACTTCAGACAGTAATTTCCATGATTTATAAATCCAAAACGGGGGAGTGGGTAAGGGTACTGATTAATGTTGCGGATTGGAGAGAAAAACAAAATGAAAAACTAAATCATTTGGCAGTTACGTCAGCACAGCGGGCAGCCGAAACTGGCGAGGATGTTCCGCTTTTCAATCTTTCTCCCGCCCAAAGAAGGATTGTACATATGGCACTTGTAGACAACAAAGAAGTTGAAACCGAATCGGTTGGCGAAGGACAAGATAGACATCTTGTTATACACCCCAAAAGATAA
- the rpmH gene encoding 50S ribosomal protein L34: MTKRTYQPSKIKRKRRHGYRSRSTTKLGKITLKNRRAKGRSKLSE; this comes from the coding sequence ATGACAAAAAGGACATATCAACCGAGTAAAATTAAAAGAAAAAGAAGGCATGGCTATAGGAGTCGATCGACTACAAAGTTGGGGAAAATAACACTTAAAAATCGTCGAGCGAAGGGTCGGAGCAAATTGTCCGAATAA
- a CDS encoding membrane protein insertion efficiency factor YidD: MKTSIIVILKLYKKFVSPIFQSFFGQACVYTPNSLSCGDYAIKAVEKYGVITGLGKTALRLATCNPLTKSDNPKIIHI; the protein is encoded by the coding sequence ATGAAAACTTCCATTATTGTAATTTTAAAACTGTATAAAAAATTTGTATCCCCGATTTTCCAATCTTTTTTTGGTCAAGCGTGTGTTTATACTCCAAATAGTCTAAGCTGTGGCGATTATGCGATTAAAGCAGTGGAAAAGTACGGCGTTATAACGGGACTTGGAAAAACAGCGTTGAGACTTGCTACATGTAATCCATTGACGAAAAGCGATAATCCGAAGATAATACACATTTAG
- the dnaA gene encoding chromosomal replication initiator protein DnaA, with amino-acid sequence MDHDVNSTSDQEVETNDDLSKPSNNSSVHTEDDTVINSPGNKLKIWHEILESIKVSVSGAIFSTWFTQTHLSELKNVGSRYLAEVGCSSSFVRTTLEGRYFGLIQDALNKTLDKECDVLFIVKQQSASQDFSSVPLFQEPEKNEEGILFLISKSNLRKNFTFDNYAVSSTNQMAWAAADAVSKNLGNAYNPLFIWGGVGVGKTHLMHAVGHCALIKNSSSKILSCTGEDFTNDIVEGIRHKNTKNVRNKYRKLDALLVDDIQFIAGKDTVQEEFFHTFNSIVSVGGQIIITSDRPPSEISKLEERLRSRFEAGLIVDIGNPDFELRCAIVQIKAADRGINIPMDLIQLIAGNIDSAREIEGFLTKLSSEVILNKNEISKNLIETILSKKGVLNGDTQIKAQPQEVVAAVSKYYTLGKRSLLGASRARPVARPRQILMYLLRMELALPLEEVGRLVGGRDHTTVIHAVDKITKLASLDVQTRQDIRGIKNIL; translated from the coding sequence ATGGATCATGATGTAAATAGCACCTCCGACCAAGAGGTAGAAACAAATGATGATTTAAGTAAACCATCAAATAATTCTAGTGTCCACACAGAAGACGACACAGTTATCAACAGTCCGGGCAACAAACTTAAAATCTGGCACGAGATATTGGAAAGTATTAAAGTTTCAGTTTCCGGAGCTATCTTCTCAACCTGGTTTACCCAAACCCATTTATCGGAACTAAAAAATGTTGGAAGCAGATATTTAGCTGAGGTGGGATGTTCGTCTAGTTTTGTCAGAACCACACTTGAGGGGAGATATTTCGGCTTAATACAGGATGCTTTGAACAAAACTCTCGATAAAGAATGTGACGTGCTTTTTATAGTAAAACAACAATCAGCTTCACAAGATTTTTCTTCTGTTCCTCTTTTCCAAGAACCTGAAAAAAACGAGGAAGGAATATTATTCTTAATTTCAAAATCTAATCTAAGAAAGAACTTCACTTTTGATAATTACGCGGTTTCTTCTACAAATCAAATGGCGTGGGCAGCTGCAGACGCGGTTTCTAAAAATTTGGGAAATGCATATAATCCACTTTTCATCTGGGGTGGGGTAGGGGTGGGCAAAACACATCTAATGCACGCTGTCGGCCATTGTGCGTTAATCAAAAATTCAAGTTCAAAAATTCTCAGTTGTACGGGTGAAGATTTTACCAACGATATCGTAGAGGGAATTAGACACAAAAATACAAAAAATGTACGCAATAAATATCGAAAACTGGATGCCCTGTTGGTTGACGACATTCAATTCATTGCCGGCAAAGATACTGTTCAAGAAGAATTCTTTCATACTTTTAATTCGATTGTTTCCGTTGGGGGACAAATTATTATCACCTCGGACAGACCTCCAAGCGAGATCTCGAAACTGGAAGAACGCTTACGAAGCAGATTTGAAGCAGGGCTTATTGTAGATATCGGAAATCCCGATTTTGAATTAAGATGCGCAATTGTCCAAATAAAAGCTGCTGATAGGGGAATTAATATTCCCATGGACTTGATTCAATTAATTGCCGGCAATATTGATTCGGCGCGCGAAATCGAAGGATTTCTCACCAAATTATCATCCGAGGTGATACTTAATAAAAACGAAATAAGCAAAAATCTAATTGAAACCATTTTGTCGAAAAAAGGCGTACTAAACGGTGATACTCAAATCAAAGCTCAACCGCAAGAAGTTGTCGCCGCCGTGTCAAAGTATTATACGCTTGGCAAAAGAAGTCTATTGGGCGCTTCACGAGCGCGACCTGTTGCCAGACCACGTCAAATACTCATGTATCTTTTACGGATGGAGTTAGCGCTGCCGCTCGAAGAGGTTGGGCGACTTGTTGGAGGACGAGATCACACCACCGTTATACACGCTGTGGATAAAATAACCAAACTAGCTTCGCTTGATGTGCAAACACGACAGGACATTAGGGGGATAAAAAACATCCTTTGA
- the rnpA gene encoding ribonuclease P protein component, translated as MLAGKYRMRGHYYISRAKEKGTMYQFPNFGMAVYKRKDDDKPPKFSFIVSTKIAKHAVDRNRIKRTLSEAVRFESKYLINGYDVVFLAKTQITRTPTDDTMKEVKQALKKAKLI; from the coding sequence ATGCTTGCCGGAAAATACAGAATGCGAGGACATTATTATATTTCTCGCGCAAAAGAAAAAGGTACGATGTATCAGTTCCCTAATTTTGGTATGGCTGTTTACAAAAGAAAAGATGATGATAAACCACCCAAGTTTTCATTTATAGTGTCAACGAAAATTGCAAAACACGCTGTCGACAGAAATAGAATAAAACGAACACTTAGTGAAGCTGTGCGATTTGAATCAAAATATTTAATTAATGGATATGATGTCGTATTTCTCGCAAAAACACAAATTACCCGCACTCCGACCGACGACACCATGAAAGAAGTAAAACAAGCCCTCAAGAAAGCAAAATTAATCTGA
- a CDS encoding ribonuclease HI family protein yields the protein METIEIFGDGGSRGNPGPAASAFVVLKNGIEIYNQSKYLGETTNNVAEYNSVLMALEWIKADRKEIINSEKIYFKLDSELITKQILGIYKIKSEHLITLHQKVITLLQDIDKEIVFSSVPRLLNKTADSLVNRELDKHKHLS from the coding sequence ATGGAAACAATAGAAATATTTGGTGATGGTGGATCCAGAGGAAATCCGGGACCTGCAGCAAGCGCATTTGTTGTTTTGAAAAACGGAATTGAAATATACAACCAGTCAAAGTACTTAGGAGAAACAACAAACAACGTTGCCGAATACAACTCCGTACTAATGGCGCTCGAATGGATTAAGGCAGATCGGAAAGAAATAATTAACAGTGAAAAAATATACTTTAAACTTGATTCTGAATTGATAACAAAACAGATACTCGGAATTTATAAAATTAAAAGTGAACATCTGATAACCTTGCACCAAAAAGTAATAACATTACTTCAAGACATTGATAAAGAAATTGTTTTTTCTTCCGTCCCAAGATTGTTAAACAAAACTGCAGATTCTTTAGTTAACAGGGAATTGGATAAACACAAACATCTTTCTTGA
- the dnaN gene encoding DNA polymerase III subunit beta, with protein MKLQVLQEDLTRGLNIAARFASPRSQLPILGNILFNVQKTKLTLCATNLETSVSIPIGASVKEMGNITIPARVITDIVANLPRGQINLEAAKENLVVSCEKYTSTISGTNDADFPSVPTALGKEKSSFPKELFTGALSQVIFAASSDETRPVLTGVLIIFQKNSLVFVATDGFRLSQKSVVATGVGDTDQVILPKNTLLELLRLANESSSIDIAFPKNESLALFGLGDIVLSSRIIQGEFPNFSKIIPQTTNIKIDLDKEELVRSVKLASVLARDSANAITFKIDKTGLVATSQSRQAGKQDIQIDARVEYLEGNDDVLEIAFNYKFIEDFLSSVKGDRVVVKLTSANAPGVFEDPQDKDYLHLIMPVKL; from the coding sequence ATGAAACTACAGGTACTTCAAGAAGATCTGACGCGTGGATTAAATATTGCTGCTCGATTTGCAAGTCCCAGATCGCAATTACCAATACTAGGAAATATTTTGTTTAATGTTCAAAAAACAAAACTAACACTTTGTGCTACAAATCTTGAAACATCAGTATCTATTCCAATTGGAGCAAGTGTCAAAGAAATGGGTAATATAACGATTCCTGCAAGAGTAATAACGGATATTGTTGCAAATTTACCGAGAGGACAAATAAATTTGGAAGCCGCTAAAGAAAACCTGGTAGTTTCTTGCGAAAAATATACATCAACTATATCGGGGACAAACGATGCCGATTTTCCAAGTGTTCCGACAGCCTTGGGAAAGGAGAAATCAAGTTTTCCAAAGGAATTGTTTACCGGCGCATTGTCTCAGGTGATTTTTGCGGCTAGCTCTGACGAAACGAGACCTGTTTTAACAGGTGTACTAATTATTTTTCAAAAGAATTCATTAGTGTTTGTTGCCACAGACGGATTTAGACTTTCTCAGAAGTCGGTTGTTGCAACTGGAGTGGGGGATACTGACCAGGTAATTCTTCCTAAAAATACATTACTTGAACTGCTTAGATTAGCCAACGAGAGCTCGAGTATTGATATTGCATTTCCAAAAAACGAAAGTTTGGCACTTTTTGGACTAGGAGATATTGTTCTTTCTTCGAGAATTATTCAAGGTGAATTTCCAAATTTTTCAAAAATCATTCCCCAAACGACAAATATAAAAATTGATTTGGACAAAGAAGAGTTGGTTAGGTCGGTTAAACTGGCGAGTGTATTAGCTCGTGACAGTGCTAATGCAATTACTTTCAAAATAGATAAGACGGGATTGGTTGCGACATCACAAAGCAGACAAGCCGGGAAGCAGGATATTCAAATTGATGCACGAGTTGAATATTTAGAAGGCAATGATGATGTACTTGAAATAGCCTTTAATTATAAATTTATAGAAGATTTTCTGTCGTCTGTAAAAGGGGATAGAGTCGTCGTAAAATTAACTTCAGCTAATGCACCGGGAGTATTTGAGGATCCGCAAGACAAAGATTATCTTCACCTTATCATGCCTGTGAAGTTGTAA
- the yidC gene encoding membrane protein insertase YidC, with protein MFNTLLIQPLANGLVVFYKLLFSDMGLAIIGFSVFLRYALNPLTKPYMESMKKMKDIAPSLDKLKKKYKDDKVKLTKAQADLYKSKGINPGAGCLPYLLQIVVLIAFFNMFNKTLSSENPTVAFNSLLYNPLRFPDGEIINTGFLGMDMTKPAVFQIPGIDFNIPGPLLILSALAQFVSAKIMAPYEKVQEKIAKKTPEASDDFQVGMQKSMIYMFPLMTLFIGLRFPSGLALYWLVFSVFQAYQQYRSQGWGGMTPWIIKLGLLKSESNTKDVKKN; from the coding sequence ATGTTTAACACACTACTCATACAACCTTTGGCAAACGGATTGGTTGTTTTTTATAAACTTCTCTTTTCAGATATGGGACTTGCGATTATTGGTTTTAGTGTTTTTTTGAGATATGCACTCAATCCTCTTACCAAACCTTATATGGAGTCGATGAAGAAAATGAAAGATATTGCCCCATCGCTTGACAAACTAAAAAAGAAATACAAAGACGACAAGGTTAAACTTACAAAAGCACAGGCGGATTTGTATAAGTCTAAAGGCATTAATCCCGGAGCAGGGTGTCTTCCCTATTTGCTCCAAATAGTAGTGCTGATTGCATTTTTTAATATGTTCAACAAAACGCTGTCGTCTGAAAATCCAACGGTGGCATTTAATAGTCTTCTTTATAACCCATTAAGATTTCCCGACGGTGAAATAATTAATACCGGTTTTTTAGGAATGGATATGACCAAACCCGCTGTTTTCCAAATACCCGGAATAGATTTTAACATTCCTGGTCCGCTGTTAATTTTGTCGGCATTGGCACAATTTGTCTCGGCAAAAATTATGGCTCCTTACGAAAAGGTTCAAGAGAAAATTGCCAAAAAGACTCCTGAAGCAAGTGATGATTTTCAAGTTGGTATGCAAAAATCTATGATCTACATGTTTCCTTTGATGACTTTGTTTATTGGACTTAGATTTCCATCGGGCTTGGCACTATATTGGTTAGTGTTTTCTGTTTTTCAAGCATATCAACAATACCGCTCCCAAGGGTGGGGAGGTATGACCCCTTGGATTATTAAGCTTGGTCTGCTAAAATCCGAAAGTAACACTAAAGATGTCAAAAAAAATTGA